From the Micromonospora echinofusca genome, the window GCGTCCCCGGGCAGCCTCGGCCTACGGCTGGTCTTCGCCCTGGTCGTCGTCCTCGTCATCGGCGTCGAACTCGTCGCCGGCCGCATCCGACCCGACTTCGCCGCCATCGAAGCCGAAGCCGCCGCCCTTCTCGCCGCCGCCAACGACCTAGCCACCAAGAACCAACCCCCCACCATCGAGCAGCCCAACCCCGCCCAGGCAACCGAACAGGTCACCACCGCGCCCGCCCCGCCGGTCGAGCCGCCGACCCCAACGGTTGACGAACCGGCCCCGATCGTTCCGGCCCCGATCGACCCGAACCCTGCCCCTGTCCTTGAACCCGTGCCGGCGCGCACGGTTCCGCTTGCCCCGGTACCGCCGGCCGCGTTCGTCCGCCGCAACGGCACCCCTGTCATCGGGGAGGTGACCCGTTGACCACCACCCCGACGCTGCCCGGCCTCACCCCCACCCCCGATGCCTCGGCGGGTCCGAGGCCGGGCTCTCGGGCCGCCCGCATGCTCATGCCCCGCTCCGTCGACGTCGTGGCCGATCTCGCCGCCGACTACGGCGTCTGCACCCGACCCGTGTCCCTGCGCCGCACTGACCTCGACAGCGGACAGACCGAAGTCGTGGACATGCCGTGCGGCGCCACCCAGGAAGCCAAGTGCCCCGCCTGCGCGAAACGAGCTCGCCGGCTGCGGCAGCAGCAGATCCGGGAGGGCTGGCACCGTAGCGACGAACCCGACCCCGGACCCGAACCCGCCACCGACGCCCAACGCGGCCTGATCGTCGTCCGCGCTCACCTGGAGTTCGCCCGCGACGAGGCCGCTCGCGCCTCGCAGTGGGACCAGGTCGCCGACCTGGACGAAGCAATCAGCGAACTGGAAGGCCAGATCACCACCGAAGGGCTCCGCGGTCGACCCGCACCCCCACACCACAGCGACGACCAGGAGGACGGCGACGGCAAGCGGCGGGTGCGCTCCACCAAGCGGCGGCAGGACGCCCCCGACCTTCCCCGCCTCCCCGTGGAGAACCGGACCGTAGGCCGCACGTACGAGGGTCGGGCCGGCATGGTGTTCCGGCCGTCGATGTTCCTAACCCTCACGCTCGGCTCCTACGGCCGCGTCCACTCCGACGGCACCCCGGTCAACCCGGACGCCTACGACTACCGGCGGGCCGCTTGGGATGCCGTGCACTTCCCTCGGCTGCTTGATCGGTTCTGGCAGAACCTTCGCCGCGCGGTCGGCTGGAACGTCCAATACGCCGGTGCCGTCGAACCGCAGCGCCGGCTGGCCCCGCACGCGCACTTCGCCATCCGGGGCACCATTCCCCGGGCGCTGGTGCGGCAGGTCGCCGCCGCCACCTACCACCAGGTGTGGTGGCCCCCCGTCGACGTGCGCGTCTACGAACCGGGCAACGCGCCGCAGTGGAACCCGGACGCGGGCGGCTACACCGACCCGGACAGCGGGGAACTGCTGCCGTCGTGGGATGACGCCCTGGACCTCCTCGACGCCGACCCCGACGCCGAACCCGTACACGTCGTGCGGTTCGGCGTGCAGGTCGACGCCAAGGGCGTCCTCGCCGGCACCAAGGACGCCGACCGGTGCGTCGGCTACATCACCAAGTACCTGACCAAGCAGGCCGCCGACTGCCACCAGGTGACCACCGGCCGGCAGCGGGCACACCTCGAACGACTCTGGCAAGAACTGCGGCACACGCCCTGTTCCGAGCGGTGCGCCAACTGGCTGCTCTACGGCATCCAGCCGAAGAAGGCGCGGCCCGGGTTGAAGCCGGGTAACTGCAAGAACAAGGT encodes:
- a CDS encoding DUF2637 domain-containing protein — translated: MSANPGPGTVTEQFAAEYARNAVPTMLKAIGSIKRYNRFVLLGALLTSYLHQAHYLWTQNAGYFAYLVPLIFDAAMVSMLTVVRTSGIAKDAKRGAMVVFAAAALLSATINFASPGSLGLRLVFALVVVLVIGVELVAGRIRPDFAAIEAEAAALLAAANDLATKNQPPTIEQPNPAQATEQVTTAPAPPVEPPTPTVDEPAPIVPAPIDPNPAPVLEPVPARTVPLAPVPPAAFVRRNGTPVIGEVTR
- a CDS encoding replication initiator, whose amino-acid sequence is MTTTPTLPGLTPTPDASAGPRPGSRAARMLMPRSVDVVADLAADYGVCTRPVSLRRTDLDSGQTEVVDMPCGATQEAKCPACAKRARRLRQQQIREGWHRSDEPDPGPEPATDAQRGLIVVRAHLEFARDEAARASQWDQVADLDEAISELEGQITTEGLRGRPAPPHHSDDQEDGDGKRRVRSTKRRQDAPDLPRLPVENRTVGRTYEGRAGMVFRPSMFLTLTLGSYGRVHSDGTPVNPDAYDYRRAAWDAVHFPRLLDRFWQNLRRAVGWNVQYAGAVEPQRRLAPHAHFAIRGTIPRALVRQVAAATYHQVWWPPVDVRVYEPGNAPQWNPDAGGYTDPDSGELLPSWDDALDLLDADPDAEPVHVVRFGVQVDAKGVLAGTKDADRCVGYITKYLTKQAADCHQVTTGRQRAHLERLWQELRHTPCSERCANWLLYGIQPKKARPGLKPGNCKNKVHKRDTLGIGGRRVLISRQWSGKTLSDHRADRKDWVKALLGVTTDATTAPPGGEQRHAWELARPTDPDVAPLGHRVLRAISERIQWRAQLDAARRAADPPSASAVPHFIR